The stretch of DNA AAAATTTTAGAAAGCGGAGCGGTTTATTCAAAGATAAGTGCTATTGGTGAAAAAGTTAAGAGACTTGAAAAAGAGAAAGGCGAAAAATATCTTTACCTCTATCAGGGAGTTAACTCTGTAGTACCAATTGATTTAACGGAAGTTATTAAACAAATTGATTTTAACTCACGCGATATTCAGGTTTATGCTCCTATGACAGGCAGACCAAAACTTAAAGAAGCTATCAATAATGAATATTTTGGCAGTAAAACTAAGGCGGAAAATATTCTTGTATGCAATGGTGGAATGTCGGGTTTGGATATGGTATTTCAATCACTTGATATTCAAAAGGTTTTTGTTCCTTCATATTTCTGGGGTTCATATTTTAATATTTTAAAAGTTCGGAAAATTGAAGGATATTTTTATGAAAATTTTCAGGAGTTGGAAGAAAATCCTGAAAAATATAAAAATAATGCTGTAATAATTTGCGACCCAAACAATCCTTTGGGAGATAAATATGATGATGAAAGATTGCTAAATTTGATAAAGGCATTGAATAATGAAGGTTGCATAGTGATAATTGACAGCCCTTATCGAAAGGTTTTTTTGAACAATGATAAATTTTTTGAAAAACTTTATTCTTTGTCAAATGTGATAATTATTGAGAGCTTCTCCAAATCTTTGGGATTAAGTGGCCAACGTATTGGCTTTGTTCACTCGGTAAATGAAAAGCTAATGGAAGAACTTGCTATAAGATTGATGTATGCATCAAATGGGGTAAATGGTTTTTCACAATTATTAGTTGAAAAACTTTTTACAACAAAAGAAGGAAGAAAAGCTATAAGTGATTTTAAAGAAAAAACTACTGATGACATAGAAAAAAATATCAACTATTTAAATCAAAGAGGATTTCTTGCAAAAGAGTTTTATCAAAGTTCAAAACCGATGGGAATTTTTGTTGTAGTAAATTTAGCTGAAGATGAATTAATGAAAGCACGAATAGCTTCTGTTTCACTTTCCTTTTTCACACGAAAGTACAAAGAAAAAGCATCTGTCTTTTCTCGCATTTGTGTCTCTGTACCCCATGAAGAACTAAAAAGTTTTTTTGACTTTTTAGATTGTACTCATTAATAAAACATATCTTTGAAAATGGCAAAAAGCTACTAAAATGATAATTAAGAAATGATTTTACGCTTTCGTTACATAATTTTTGTGCTGGCAATATTTTTAAGCCAAACGCTTAAAGCCCAAATATTACCTTCTTTTGGTAATTCACGTACAGGGACTACAGCTTTGCAGTTTTTAAAAATTGCTCCTGATGCACGTTCTTCCGCACTATCAGGTAGCTACAATGCACTTGTAAACGATGTTTCAGCAGTGTTTTGGAATCCGGCTGGTTTAACACATATCGACAGCAATAAATATCATTTTCAACTCGGACACACGGCTTATTATTCTGGGATTGTTCAAAATTACATGGGTTTTGCTTTTTCAAAATCACGATTAAATTACTGGGGAATTAGCATTATCAATCTTTCCTCAGGGGAAATGCCTGTTACAACAGAGTTTCAGCCTTTTGGAAACGGACAAACTTTCTCGGTTTCAAATATGCTGGTAG from Bacteroidota bacterium encodes:
- a CDS encoding pyridoxal phosphate-dependent aminotransferase; translated protein: MKILESGAVYSKISAIGEKVKRLEKEKGEKYLYLYQGVNSVVPIDLTEVIKQIDFNSRDIQVYAPMTGRPKLKEAINNEYFGSKTKAENILVCNGGMSGLDMVFQSLDIQKVFVPSYFWGSYFNILKVRKIEGYFYENFQELEENPEKYKNNAVIICDPNNPLGDKYDDERLLNLIKALNNEGCIVIIDSPYRKVFLNNDKFFEKLYSLSNVIIIESFSKSLGLSGQRIGFVHSVNEKLMEELAIRLMYASNGVNGFSQLLVEKLFTTKEGRKAISDFKEKTTDDIEKNINYLNQRGFLAKEFYQSSKPMGIFVVVNLAEDELMKARIASVSLSFFTRKYKEKASVFSRICVSVPHEELKSFFDFLDCTH